From the genome of Opisthocomus hoazin isolate bOpiHoa1 chromosome 8, bOpiHoa1.hap1, whole genome shotgun sequence, one region includes:
- the PTN gene encoding pleiotrophin — MQQQQQQRQTFTAALLALLFILAAVSTTEAGKKEKPEKKAKKSDCGEWQWSVCVPTSGDCGLGTREGTRTGAECKQTTKTQKCKIPCNWKKQFGAECKYQFQAWGECDLNTALKTRTGNLKRALHNADCQKTVTISKPCGKLTKPKPQESKKKKKEGKKQEKMLD, encoded by the exons atgcaacagcaacagcagcaacgtCAAACGTTCACAGCTGCCCTCCTGGCACTGCTTTTCATTCTGGCAGCTGTGAGTACCACTGAGGCCGGCAAAAAAGAGAAACCGG agaaaaaggcaaagaagTCTGATTGTGGGGAATGGCAGTGGAGCGTCTGTGTGCCCACCAGTGGTGACTGTGGCCTGGGGACACGTGAGGGCACTCGCACTGGAGCTGAGTGCAAACAAACCACCAAGACTCAGAAGTGTAAGATTCCCTGCAACTGGAAGAAGCAATTTGGAG CGGAATGCAAATACCAGTTCCAGGCATGGGGAGAATGTGACTTGAATACTGCCTTGAAGACTCGAACCGGGAACCTAAAGAGAGCTCTTCATAATGCTGACTGCCAGAAGACTGTCACAATCTCAAAGCCCTGTGGGAAGCTTACCAAACCCAAACCTCAAG AatccaagaagaagaaaaaggaaggcaaGAAACAAGAGAAGATGCTGGATTAA